aaaaaagaaaaagaaaaaaagatttgacCCATCAATTGGGTAAGTCTCAAGCAATCCCACCACACTAGAATAACACAGGCATatgattgaaataaaaaattataatgatgGTCATATTATTGAACAACTAAACTATTTTCAAGTCATCACTAGTTTCCTAACTTCTTCATCTCATAATCCGCAAGAAGACAAGCattttaataagtttatataaacacgtttcaaaatcaagaacataATTGATCACTATGACTATGAGATAATTTAAAGTCTGAAtgaatgccaaaaaaaaaaaacacatccaCCTAAAGGGAACTATAACCTATTGAACAACATTATTAACAAGTTTGGCATAATGGTACTTTGTACTGCATGATCTATACTGACTATTAAAGGTTGTAAAGGTGTACAACAACCTTGCTAAGATGTAAGCTTACCTATAAGCTTCAGCAAGAACTTTCTCTATGTGTGTAACATTCCTAATCCCAAAGGCAATTGTGTAACCATCCATTGAATTATCTTTGTAGTTCAAGGCTTCTGCATCTCCCTCCACCCATATAAGGGATTTGTCCTCTCCAAGACCTAAAAAGGTTGGgaaaaattgttaatttctaAATAAAAGAATGAGGATTTATGAGAAAAATCCTCTATGGGAAACATATTTTTCGTTCAGTGATAGTTTACTAGCTCCTTTTATTTTACCTCTCTCCAAGGCTCGCTTTTGACCAACATTTAACATTTTAGGGTTGATATCACACACGAATATCTGAGTTTCTTCATGTAAATTATCATCAAGGCTATCTTGTGTAGCTCTGCTTTTCACACTGTTTAAGGTTTCCAGGATCCGAAAAGCTACATCCCCTGTGaaacttcaaaaaattaaaactcaagATAAACAAATATTATTCATGCAAGATATTAAGACAAGAATAAATCTGGATTGCaccataacaaataaaatacagTTTATACTAGATAAGGACTTTTATGTGGTAGCCAAGGAATTTAACAGTATACTTCAACTGCTCTATGATGAAGGTCAGGAATTTACTAACCTCTTGACCTTCCAAAATGACAAACTATCTTCTTTGGTGTATCTTTAACAGCTCTATGGTGAAGCATCTAGAGTTCTCCTAAATCTTAACCCCACACAAGCCCACTTAGACAAATTCCTTAATTTATCCTACATAATCATACATTAATATACACATCACACATTTATATTTCTCATCACATAATACAGTAGGCTAATGTAATCTATTTTTCATAATCAAATAATAGACATTCTTCACGTGTTAGCATTagtattttaaaagaaaatgaagttcCCTAACATTAACAAAGAGGCCATTAAAATCTCATTATATTACCAAAGaaaccaaataaaattataaagtaCCCTTTACTCTCTTTAGTGTAGGTTTTGAAAAGTCAGAGAGCCAAAGTGATAAACCTCAAAACAACAATGcggtaatttgtaatttacccctttttttctctctatctctttttttaaGGTTTCCCTCACACTCTTTTCAGCCTACGTACATAAGCAAATcttatatttaatcattttttttattgataagtcATTCTCGTACTCAATGGATCTTGAACCCATGATCTCAAACCCTGTCCCATTATTATGAAAGGAGGAAGTGctatttgagctagagctcatcgGCAACCTCAGATTTATCGTTGCACATGGTATGCTGACCTGTCCCACCAGCCACATCAAGATGCTTCATTCCAGGAAATGGATTCAGTTTGGATACCAGTCTGAAATATTGGCAAGACAATATGCAACAATGTGAAGGCAAAGAGCTATAGAtttcaaacacaaaataaaatcactTTTGCACTTTTTAAAGGTCTTACCTATCCTTCCATAATCTATGTAATCCAGCACTCATCAAATCATTCATCAAATCATAATTTGAAGCAACATTGCTGAAGACATTACCAACCATGCGACTTTTCTCTTCTTCGGGTATTTCTTTGAATCCTGAAAAGAAAGTATGGCAAAATTGACATAACATTTGTCTGC
This portion of the Castanea sativa cultivar Marrone di Chiusa Pesio chromosome 7, ASM4071231v1 genome encodes:
- the LOC142642062 gene encoding 2-methoxy-6-polyprenyl-1,4-benzoquinol methylase, mitochondrial-like, with amino-acid sequence MALRMATRRLGSKLLPRFSSTSVLHSHATSFGFKEIPEEEKSRMVGNVFSNVASNYDLMNDLMSAGLHRLWKDRLVSKLNPFPGMKHLDVAGGTGDVAFRILETLNSVKSRATQDSLDDNLHEETQIFVCDINPKMLNVGQKRALERGLGEDKSLIWVEGDAEALNYKDNSMDGYTIAFGIRNVTHIEKVLAEAYRVLKRGGRFLCLELSHVEVPVFKELYDYYSFSIIPAVGEVVAGDRDSYQYLVESIRRFPSQETFASMIAAAGFQKVEYENLVGGVVAIHSGLKI